CCGGACGGCCTCGATGCCGACCGCTTCGACGAGTACTGCGACCATCTCCTCGTCCGTCACGACCCGACCGGTGAATTCGTGGGCTGCTACCGGATGCTGCCGCCGGACGGGGCCGTCGCCGCGGGTGGCTACTACACCGCGAGCGAGTTCGACATCGACGCCCTCGAGCCGTACCGCAACCGGGTGGTCGAGATGGGGCGTGCGTGTGTGGACGCTCCGCACCGCTCCGGATCGGTGCTCAGCCTGATGTGGGCGGGCATCCTGCACTATCTCGAGCTCACCGGGTTCGAGACGGTCATGGGGTGCGTCTCGGTGCCGATGCAGGCCTCCCCGGAGGAAGCACCCGGCGTCAACGTCCGCGGGGTGCGTGACCTGCTCCTGGCCCGGTACGCCACCGAGCCGGATCGCCGCGTGCGGCCCCGTCGGCCGGTGAGCGTCGACGGACTGGGGCTCGAGGCACTTCCTGCACCGGCCCGGCCCGTCCTGCCGCCGCTGCTGCGTGGGTACCTGCGGCTCGGGGCCCGGATCGCCGGGGAGCCCGCGCACGATCCGGACTTCGGTGTCGCGGATTTCGTGGCGGTGCAGAGCCTGCGTGACGCGAACCGGCGGTATCTGGAGCGGCTGCGCTCGGCGGCGGCGACGCTCGAATCGGAGGGTGTACCGGCGTGAGCGCCCACGCGTGGATGCCCGTCAGCCCCTGTGGCGACGGCTGTCTGCCCACGACGCTGCCGAGTGCGTCCGTGGCGCGCAGGTCGCTGCGATGGGTCGCGGTGCTCGCGGCGGTGCTCGCGTCGCCGGCACTGGTTCTCGTCCGGGTACTTCCCCGACGGCGCAAGGCGGCGGTGGTTCGGATCGGTGCCCGCACGCTTCTGCGGGCACTCGGTATCCGGCTCGTCTCGACCGGCAGCCCGGACGGACCGGGGGGCCCCGACGAGTCGGGCGGTGAACTGGTCGTGGCCGGACACGTGTCCTGGGTGGACGTGCTGGTGCTCGCCGCGGTGACACCCGCGGCCTTCGTTGCTCGGGGCGATCTGCTCGAGTGGCGGCTACTCGGCACGGTGGCACGCAGGATGCGCGTCATCCCACTCGACCGGGAACGACTGCGCGCGCTTCCCGGCGTCGTCGCCGAGGTCACGGAGCGATTGCGCGACGGGGACCGGATCGTGGTGTTTCCGGAAGGCACCACCTGGTGCGGACGGGCGTACGGGTCGTTCCGTCCGGCCATGTTCCAGGCCGCGATCGACGCCGGCCGGCCGGTCCGGCCGATCGGCCTGCGATACGAACTCGGCGACGGGACGCTGACGACGGGGCCCTGCTTCGTCGGCGACGAGACGATCGGGCAGTCGATCGCCAGGATGGTGCGGCTGCGCGACATTCGCGCCCGCGTCCGTGTCGAGCCGCTCGAACACCCGGGCCTGTGCCGCCGCGAACTGGCCGGGCGGTGCGCGCAGGCGGTTCGGGGCGGATCGATCGACCTGGCCGCGCACGACATCCTGGATCCGTCGATCGAGGTGGTCGGGGCAGAAGCCGCCTAGGTTATCCTGGTCGGGTCATGACCTCTGCCCGGAGCTCCGCTCTTCCCGTCTACCTCGACCACGCCGCCACCACTCCTCTGGTTCCCGCTGCGATCGAGGCGATGACCGGGATCTTCGCGACGGTGGGCAATGCGTCGTCGCTGCACGGCTCGGGCCGCGCGGCGCGTCGCCGGGTGGAGGAAGCCCGCGAGTCCATCGCCCGCGATCTCGGTGCTCGCCCCTCGGAGGTCGTCTTCACCTCCGGAGGGACGGAGAGCGACAACCTCGCGGTCAAGGGTATCTACTGGGCTCGACGCGACGCCGACCCCCGCCGTACCCGGATTCTGGCCAGTGCGGTCGAGCACCATGCCGTGCTCGACGCGGTGGAGTGGCTCGAACGTCACGAGGGTGCGCGGGTGACGTGGCTTCCCGTCGATCGGGACGGCGTCGTCGACCCGCAGGTGCTGCGGGACGAGCTGACCCGGGTGGGCGACGAGGTGGCCCTGGTCACGATCATGTGGGCCAACAACGAGATCGGCACCGTGATGCCCGTCGCCGCACTCGCCGGTGTCGCCGCCGAGTTCGGTGTGCCCATCCACAGCGACGCGGTCCAGGCGGTCGCGCATCTCGACGTCGACTTCGCCGCGAGCGGGCTGTCCGCGCTGAGCATCGCCGCACACAAGTTCGGTGGGCCGCAGGGCGTCGGCGCGCTGCTGCTCGGCCGCGAGGTGTCGTGCGTCCCGCTCGTGCACGGCGGCGGGCACGAACGGGATCTTCGGTCGGGCACACACGACACGGCCGGGGTGGTGGGGATGGCCGCCGCGCTCGCCGAGGCGACCGCGACTCTGGACGAGCGCTCCGAAGGATTGGCGAAGCTGCGTGATCTCCTGATCCAGGAAGTCGAGCGTCTGGTGCCGGATGCGGTGCTCAACGGACCGCGTGGACACGGCAGACTCGCGGGCAACGTGCACTTCACCTTCCCCGGATGCGAAGGTGACTCGCTGCTGATGTTGCTGGACGCCGCCGGAATCGAGTGCTCCACGGGCTCGGCGTGCACGGCCGGTGTGGCGCGCCCCAGCCACGTCCTCGTGGCCACCGGCGCTGATCCGCAGACAGCTCGCGGATCCCTGAGATTCTCGCTCGGGCACAGCTCGACCGAACAGGATGTGCGGGCACTCATCGAGGCGCTGCCCCAGGTGGTCGAGCGGGCGCGCGCCGCCGGCCTGGCGAGCGCCGGAACGCGTGGAGGAAGTCACTGATGCGAGTACTGGCAGCCATGAGTGGTGGTGTCGATTCTGCGGTCGCCGCGGCCCGCGCCGTCGCCGCCGGTCACGACGTGGTCGGTGTGCACCTGGCGTTGTCGACCTCGCCGGGGACGTTGCGGACCGGTTCGCGCGGATGCTGTTCACGTGAGGATGCGGACGACGCCCGGCGCGCCGCCGACGTGCTCGGAATCCCCTTCTACGTCTGGGATTTCGCGGACCGCTTCAAGGAGGACGTGATCGACGACTTCGTCGCCGCGTACGCCGCGGGCGAGACGCCGAACCCGTGCCTGCGATGCAACGAGAAGATCAAGTTCTCCGCACTCGCCGATCGTGCGATCGCGCTCGGGTTCGACGCGGTGGCCACCGGGCACTACGCCCGGCTCGTGGACGGGGTGCTCCGCCGTGCCGTCGACGAGGACAAGGACCAGTCGTACGTGCTCGCGGTACTCACCCGGGAGCAGTTGTCCCGCGCCATGTTCCCGGTGGGAGACACACCCAAGGACCGGATCCGGGCGGAAGCCGCCGAGCGCGGCCTCGCGGTCGCGGACAAGCCCGACAGTCACGACATCTGCTTCATTCCGTCCGGGGACACCCGGGCATTTCTCGGCGCGAAGATCGGGATCCGGCCCGGAGCCGTCGTCGACGCGCGATCCGGTGAGGTTCTGGCCGAACACGAAGGCGTCCACGGCTTCACGGTGGGGCAGCGCAAGGGTCTCGGCGTGCCGGGACCCGGTCCGGACGGGCAGCCGCGCTACGTCACCGAGATCGAGCCCGAGTCCGGCACGGTGAAGGTGGGTTCGGCCGCCGACCTCGACGTGTGGTCGATCGAGGCACGGGACGCCGTGTGGACGTCCGGGTCCGCTCCGGACGGTCCGATCGAGTGCATCGTCCAGGTGCGTGCGCACGGCGGTATCGCCCCCGCTGTCGCGGAGCCGAACGGATCCGGCATCGCGATCACCCTGCGTGCCCCGCTCACCGGAGTCGCCAAGGGGCAGGCCGCCGTGCTGTTCCGACCGGACGCCGACGGGGACGTGGTCCTGGGCAGCGGCACGATCGCCGGTACCTCGTCGCGCGTCGACTCGTGACCACCCCGCAGTCGCCCGCGGGCCGGGTGACCGGCATCGGATCCTGGCCGGGGACGGATGCCCGCGAAGCAGCGAATGTCGTGACCGGCGAGCTCGATTCGCTACCCCATCTCGTCGAGCTGCCCGCCCGCGGGTTGGGCGCGGACATGATCGGGCGGGCCGCCGCGCTGTTGGTGGACCTACCGCTGGACGTCTCGACGACGGCGTATCAGGTTGCCTCGCATCGGGGTTCGGTCGCACGACGCGCTTCGGATCTGCTGAACCAGGATCTCGATGCACTCGAGGAGACGTGGGAATCCGCCGGATTGCGCGGGTCGGGACGTCTGGTCAAGGTCCAGTCCGTCGGTCCGCTGACACTCGCCGCGAACATCGAACTGTCCACCGGACGCAGGGTGCTCACCGATTCCGGCGCGGTGCGCGATTTCGCGGAGTCGCTCACCGAGGGCGTGTCGCGTCATGCCGCCGAGGTGGCCCGGCGACTGGGCGCTCCGGTACTCGTGCAGTTCGACGAGCCGTCCCTGCCCGCCGTTCTCGCCGGATCCCTTTCCGGCCGAAGCCGTTTCGAGACGGTTCCGGCGGTGCCGGAACCGGAGGCGCTGGCCGTGCTCGACGCGGCCATCGCCGGAGCGGGGCCCGACGTCGTGGTCCACTGCTGTGCCGAAAACCTGCCCGCCGATCTGCTGCGCCGCAGCGGCGCGCGGGCGGTGTCGTTCGACCTGTCGACCGTGTCCAGCCATGACCTCGACGGGATCGGGGAACTTCTCGACGCGGGCAAGGATCTGGTCCTCGGCGTGGTGCCGACGTCGGTGCCGGGGACGTCCCCGACCTGGCGTGACTGTGCGGATCCGGTCGTGGCGCTCGTCGACCGGCTCGGCTTCCCGCGCACCGTGCTGCGTACACAGGTCGGGGTGAGCCCGGCATGCGGGCTGGCGGGCGCGAGTGAGTCGTGGGCGCGCCAGGCGCTGCGCCTGGCCTCGGACGTCGGCCGTGCGTTCCGCGACGACCCCGAAGCTCTCTGAGTCGCCTCACCTGACCCTCCCGATCACCGTCCCGCGCCCCCACCGTTGTGGGTGAAGGTGGCCTTCGACCGGACAGACCGGTCGAAGGCCACCTTCACCCACGGGGAGGGGAGGGAGGGGAGGAAGGGAGGGGAGGGGAGAGGACGGGGAGCGCGCGCGGGAGACCGGCGGGGATGTGGCGGCGGTGGTGTCGGGGCGTCGGTCCGACCCGATAATCTGCGATGGTGAGTGAATCGCCCCGCAACGCGCCCGCCGACACCGCCGACGTCGCCGGAGGGGCCGGTGAGGCGCCCGCACCGGCGCCACCGGAGGTGCACCAGCGGTGGAACGAGCTCGCCGACGAGGTTCGCCTGCACCAGTTCCGGTATTACGTGCGCGACGCGCCGATCATCTCGGACGGAGCCTTCGACCTGCTGCTCGGTGAGCTCAACGGTCTCGAGGAGCAGTACCCGGACCTGCGGGTTCCCGATTCGCCGACGCAGTTGGTCGGCGGCGGCTTCGCGACCGACTTCACTCCGGTCGACCATCTGGAACGGATGCTCAGCCTGGACAACGTGTTCGACCTCGACGATCTGCGCACGTGGATCAGCCGGGTCGAGCAGGAAACCGGCCCGGACCTGCACTACCTGTGCGAGGTGAAGATCGACGGGGTCGCCCTGGACCTGGTGTACGAGAACGGGCGGCTGGCGCGCGCCGCGACTCGCGGAGACGGCCGGACAGGCGAGGACGTCACACTCAACGCACTCACCATCGAGGACATCCCGCAGACACTGACCGGCACCGACGACTACCCGGTCCCCACCGTCCTCGAGGTGCGCGGCGAGGTGTTCTTCCGGCTCGAGGACTTCGCAGCCCTCAACGCCTCGCTGGTCGAGGAGGGCAAGCCGCCGTTCGCCAACCCGCGGAACTCCGCTGCGGGCTCGCTCCGCCAGAAGAACCCCGCGGTCACCGCGCGGCGACGGCTCGGGATGATCTGCCACGGCCTCGGCCGGGTCGAGGGTTTCGAGCCCTCCTCGCAGTACGAGGCGTACGTCGCCCTGGCTGCCTGGGGTCTGCCCGTGTCCTCGCACACGGCTCGGGTCCACGGCGCGGACGCCGTCGTCGAGAGAGTGCAGTACTGGGGCGAGCATCGCCACGACGTCGAACACGAGATCGACGGTCTCGTGGTCAAGGTCGACGAGATGTCGCTGCACCGGCGGCTCGGATCCACCTCGCGGGCACCGAGGTGGGCGATCGCCTACAAGTACCCGCCGGAGGAGGCCACCACCAAGCTCCTCGACATCCGGGTGGGCGTGGGCCGGACGGGCCGGGTGACGCCGTTCGCGTTCATGGAGCCGGTCACGGTCGCGGGGTCCACCGTCTCCCGAGCCACCTTGCACAACGCCTCCGAGGTCACCCGCAAGGGTGTGCTGATCGGCGACACGGTGGTCATCCGCAAGGCCGGCGACGTCATTCCCGAGGTGCTCGGCCCCGTCGTCGACGTGCGCACCGGCGACGAGACGGAGTTCGTGATGCCCACCCACTGTCCCGAATGCGGCACCGAACTGGCGCCCGCCAAGGACGGCGACGCGGACATCCGCTGCCCCAATCAACAGCACTGTCCGGCACAGCTGCGGGAGCGCGTGTTCCACATGGCCGGCCGTGGGGCGTTCGACATCGAGGTACTCGGGTACGAGGCGGCTACCGGACTGCTCGAATCGGGCGCGATCGCCGATGAGGGTGACGTGTTCTCCCTCACCGAAGAGGACCTGCTGAAGACGTCGATCTTCCGTACCGACAAGGGCGTCCTCTCCCAGAACGGGGCCCGGCTCCTCGCGAACCTCGACGTGGCGAAGGACAAGCCGCTGTGGCGGGTCCTGGTCGGCCTCTCGATCCGGCACGTGGGCCCCACCGCGGCCCGGGCTCTGGCCGGCGAGTTCGGCTCTCTCGATCGGATCCGGGACGCGACCGTCGAGGAACTCGCAGCGGTGGACGGCGTCGGCGGCACCATCGCGGCCGCGGTGGTCGAGTGGTTCGGTGTCGACTGGCACCGTGCCATCGTCGACAAGTGGGCCGCCGCCGGCGTGCGGATGGAAGACGAACGCGACGAATCGATTCCACGGAATCTCGAAGGTCTGTCGATCGTGGTCACCGGGACGTTGGAGGGATTCTCGCGGGACGGTGCGAAGGAATCGATCCTCGCCCGCGGCGGCAAGGCCGCGTCCTCGGTGTCGAAGAAGACGGCGTTCGTCGTCGTCGGCGAATCCCCGGGTTCCAAGCACGACAAGGCAGTCCAATTGGGTGTGCCCGTGCTCGACGAGGCCGGATTCCGGCTGCTCCTCGAGCAGGGGCCCGAGGCGGTCGCGGTGCCGGACGACACCGCACACGATGACGCGGGGGCGGCCGAGTAGCCCACGCACCGTGTGACATTCCCCTCACGGCACGATTTTGTCCGTGGTGAACTCGTCCTGTCATCATGCACGTCATGATCGATATTCGGGACGCCGTGCCGGAGGACTACGAGACGGTCGCGGACCTGACCGTGATCGCCTACATCGGCGGCGGCTTCGTCGACGCGCACAGCCCGTACGCGGTGCGACTACGTGACACCGCCTCCCGCGCGGAGAAGGCGCGGGTGCGGGTGGCGGAGATGAACGGCGAGGTCGTCGGGTCGGTGACGCTCGCCGAACCCGCCACGCCGTATGCAGACGTGGCGCAGGACGGCGAGCTCGAGTTCCGGATGCTGGCCGTGACCCCGGACGCCCGGGGCTGCGGGGTCGGTTCGGCGCTGGTGCGCGACGTCCTCGACATCGCGTACGACCAGGGCTGCCGTGCGGTCGTCATGTCCACCCAGGCGGATATGGCCGATGCCCGTCGGATCTACGAGCGGAACGGGTTCGTCCCGGCACCGGAACGGAACTGGTCTCCGCCGTCCGGCGAGGAATTGACCGTGCTGGTCCGCGAGATCGTGTGAGCGGCCCCGGTCACCCCAGGACGGTTCCCACGATCCCGGCCAGATAGCCGAGGCGGGCGATCTCGGACGGCCGGAACTCCGGCCCGCCGGGCCGGCCCAGCATCAGGACCTGCCCCGAGGAGCCGACGGGAGCGGCCGCGAGCGTGGTGTTCATGTCCTGCCACACCTGCGGAACCCAGTCGGCGTCCCCGTCGAGGGCCGTGGCCTTCTCGAGCGGCATCCACGGCACGTGCGTGGCGTGGGTCTCCGGGGCGCCGGCACTGCCCACCACGCGGTACGCCCCGCGGCCACCGAGGGCGACGATCGTCGACCATCCCACGCGCAGGACACGGGGTGCGCCGTCGACGAGGACCTGCAGACGGTCGTCCGCGGCGGTGGCGACCTGGTCGATGAGTTCGAGTTCGCGATGGGTGTCGAGGATTCCGGCGTACGGGCGGATCGAATCGACGCGGACGTCCGGGAGATTCTCCGCAGCGGTGATCAACGTGTCCGGAAGCGAACCCGG
This genomic interval from Rhodococcus triatomae contains the following:
- a CDS encoding lysophospholipid acyltransferase family protein, translated to MPVSPCGDGCLPTTLPSASVARRSLRWVAVLAAVLASPALVLVRVLPRRRKAAVVRIGARTLLRALGIRLVSTGSPDGPGGPDESGGELVVAGHVSWVDVLVLAAVTPAAFVARGDLLEWRLLGTVARRMRVIPLDRERLRALPGVVAEVTERLRDGDRIVVFPEGTTWCGRAYGSFRPAMFQAAIDAGRPVRPIGLRYELGDGTLTTGPCFVGDETIGQSIARMVRLRDIRARVRVEPLEHPGLCRRELAGRCAQAVRGGSIDLAAHDILDPSIEVVGAEAA
- the ligA gene encoding NAD-dependent DNA ligase LigA, translating into MSESPRNAPADTADVAGGAGEAPAPAPPEVHQRWNELADEVRLHQFRYYVRDAPIISDGAFDLLLGELNGLEEQYPDLRVPDSPTQLVGGGFATDFTPVDHLERMLSLDNVFDLDDLRTWISRVEQETGPDLHYLCEVKIDGVALDLVYENGRLARAATRGDGRTGEDVTLNALTIEDIPQTLTGTDDYPVPTVLEVRGEVFFRLEDFAALNASLVEEGKPPFANPRNSAAGSLRQKNPAVTARRRLGMICHGLGRVEGFEPSSQYEAYVALAAWGLPVSSHTARVHGADAVVERVQYWGEHRHDVEHEIDGLVVKVDEMSLHRRLGSTSRAPRWAIAYKYPPEEATTKLLDIRVGVGRTGRVTPFAFMEPVTVAGSTVSRATLHNASEVTRKGVLIGDTVVIRKAGDVIPEVLGPVVDVRTGDETEFVMPTHCPECGTELAPAKDGDADIRCPNQQHCPAQLRERVFHMAGRGAFDIEVLGYEAATGLLESGAIADEGDVFSLTEEDLLKTSIFRTDKGVLSQNGARLLANLDVAKDKPLWRVLVGLSIRHVGPTAARALAGEFGSLDRIRDATVEELAAVDGVGGTIAAAVVEWFGVDWHRAIVDKWAAAGVRMEDERDESIPRNLEGLSIVVTGTLEGFSRDGAKESILARGGKAASSVSKKTAFVVVGESPGSKHDKAVQLGVPVLDEAGFRLLLEQGPEAVAVPDDTAHDDAGAAE
- the mnmA gene encoding tRNA 2-thiouridine(34) synthase MnmA, yielding MRVLAAMSGGVDSAVAAARAVAAGHDVVGVHLALSTSPGTLRTGSRGCCSREDADDARRAADVLGIPFYVWDFADRFKEDVIDDFVAAYAAGETPNPCLRCNEKIKFSALADRAIALGFDAVATGHYARLVDGVLRRAVDEDKDQSYVLAVLTREQLSRAMFPVGDTPKDRIRAEAAERGLAVADKPDSHDICFIPSGDTRAFLGAKIGIRPGAVVDARSGEVLAEHEGVHGFTVGQRKGLGVPGPGPDGQPRYVTEIEPESGTVKVGSAADLDVWSIEARDAVWTSGSAPDGPIECIVQVRAHGGIAPAVAEPNGSGIAITLRAPLTGVAKGQAAVLFRPDADGDVVLGSGTIAGTSSRVDS
- a CDS encoding GNAT family N-acetyltransferase, whose product is MIDIRDAVPEDYETVADLTVIAYIGGGFVDAHSPYAVRLRDTASRAEKARVRVAEMNGEVVGSVTLAEPATPYADVAQDGELEFRMLAVTPDARGCGVGSALVRDVLDIAYDQGCRAVVMSTQADMADARRIYERNGFVPAPERNWSPPSGEELTVLVREIV
- a CDS encoding methionine synthase, which gives rise to MTTPQSPAGRVTGIGSWPGTDAREAANVVTGELDSLPHLVELPARGLGADMIGRAAALLVDLPLDVSTTAYQVASHRGSVARRASDLLNQDLDALEETWESAGLRGSGRLVKVQSVGPLTLAANIELSTGRRVLTDSGAVRDFAESLTEGVSRHAAEVARRLGAPVLVQFDEPSLPAVLAGSLSGRSRFETVPAVPEPEALAVLDAAIAGAGPDVVVHCCAENLPADLLRRSGARAVSFDLSTVSSHDLDGIGELLDAGKDLVLGVVPTSVPGTSPTWRDCADPVVALVDRLGFPRTVLRTQVGVSPACGLAGASESWARQALRLASDVGRAFRDDPEAL
- a CDS encoding GNAT family N-acetyltransferase, with the translated sequence MTTPSVLGAPRTVTSAPTYSLLVSSDREHRVAAQRLRYRVFGAEPGFRIPARPDGLDADRFDEYCDHLLVRHDPTGEFVGCYRMLPPDGAVAAGGYYTASEFDIDALEPYRNRVVEMGRACVDAPHRSGSVLSLMWAGILHYLELTGFETVMGCVSVPMQASPEEAPGVNVRGVRDLLLARYATEPDRRVRPRRPVSVDGLGLEALPAPARPVLPPLLRGYLRLGARIAGEPAHDPDFGVADFVAVQSLRDANRRYLERLRSAAATLESEGVPA
- a CDS encoding cysteine desulfurase family protein; translation: MTSARSSALPVYLDHAATTPLVPAAIEAMTGIFATVGNASSLHGSGRAARRRVEEARESIARDLGARPSEVVFTSGGTESDNLAVKGIYWARRDADPRRTRILASAVEHHAVLDAVEWLERHEGARVTWLPVDRDGVVDPQVLRDELTRVGDEVALVTIMWANNEIGTVMPVAALAGVAAEFGVPIHSDAVQAVAHLDVDFAASGLSALSIAAHKFGGPQGVGALLLGREVSCVPLVHGGGHERDLRSGTHDTAGVVGMAAALAEATATLDERSEGLAKLRDLLIQEVERLVPDAVLNGPRGHGRLAGNVHFTFPGCEGDSLLMLLDAAGIECSTGSACTAGVARPSHVLVATGADPQTARGSLRFSLGHSSTEQDVRALIEALPQVVERARAAGLASAGTRGGSH
- a CDS encoding amino acid-binding protein, whose amino-acid sequence is MSYLLRVQLPDRPGSLGSLAVALGSVGADILSLDVVERGAGFAIDDLVVDVEPGSLPDTLITAAENLPDVRVDSIRPYAGILDTHRELELIDQVATAADDRLQVLVDGAPRVLRVGWSTIVALGGRGAYRVVGSAGAPETHATHVPWMPLEKATALDGDADWVPQVWQDMNTTLAAAPVGSSGQVLMLGRPGGPEFRPSEIARLGYLAGIVGTVLG